In a single window of the Leptospira sanjuanensis genome:
- a CDS encoding LIC11874 family lipoprotein: MSLVFGRISKFFVFGILLLFFSNCFDYEETLTINSDFSGTLEVSYVVPTRRNSDESLIKFLPTQKDEILGRLNKGFFSKNVGVKDYTFQKIVTPETDPSLFREKAKVYYKIEFQDLSQIEDAMLGKVQVRKKGNTIYVKREIPTISRAPETLKKDGEKKIYSETLRLLRTSSILFKVNFPIASVCRSNRGDVNLGRLSYRLPLAETIEKTGNNSWDYRITVIY, translated from the coding sequence ATGAGCCTCGTTTTCGGCCGAATATCCAAGTTTTTCGTCTTCGGCATTCTGCTACTATTCTTCTCCAATTGTTTCGATTACGAGGAAACTCTCACGATCAACTCGGATTTTTCCGGAACATTAGAAGTTTCGTATGTAGTTCCGACCCGCAGAAATTCGGACGAATCTCTTATTAAATTTTTACCGACACAAAAAGACGAAATCTTGGGAAGACTCAACAAAGGATTCTTTTCCAAAAACGTTGGCGTAAAGGATTACACGTTTCAAAAGATCGTGACTCCCGAAACCGATCCGAGTTTGTTCCGCGAAAAAGCGAAGGTCTATTACAAGATAGAATTTCAGGATCTTTCTCAGATCGAAGACGCAATGCTCGGAAAAGTGCAGGTTCGTAAAAAAGGAAATACGATCTACGTGAAACGGGAAATTCCTACGATCAGCCGCGCCCCCGAAACTCTCAAAAAAGACGGCGAAAAGAAAATCTATTCCGAAACGCTTCGTTTGCTTCGGACCAGTTCCATTTTGTTTAAGGTAAACTTTCCGATCGCTTCCGTTTGCAGATCCAATCGCGGAGATGTAAATCTCGGTCGACTCAGTTACCGTTTGCCTCTCGCTGAAACCATTGAAAAAACCGGTAACAATTCCTGGGATTATAGAATCACTGTCATTTATTGA
- a CDS encoding acyl-CoA thioesterase: protein MAQKIDKKTFEFHHTLRVRYAESDPQGIVFNANYLVYFDVAITEYFRSFGLPYGESVSKFGIDFHVVHCSIDYKSPARFDEDIQIYVKGSYSGVKIFWDIAIFRGESFLCSGVLIYACVDANRGGLKKIDPQLAALLKLKVNG from the coding sequence ATGGCACAGAAAATCGACAAAAAAACATTCGAATTCCATCATACTCTCCGGGTACGTTATGCGGAATCCGACCCGCAGGGCATCGTATTCAATGCCAATTACCTCGTCTACTTCGACGTCGCAATCACGGAATACTTCCGCTCCTTCGGACTTCCCTACGGAGAATCGGTTTCGAAATTCGGAATCGACTTTCATGTCGTTCATTGTTCCATCGATTACAAATCTCCCGCTCGCTTCGACGAAGATATTCAGATCTACGTGAAGGGTTCGTACTCGGGCGTAAAAATTTTCTGGGACATCGCGATCTTTCGCGGAGAATCCTTTCTTTGTTCCGGTGTTTTGATTTACGCCTGCGTGGATGCAAACCGTGGAGGTTTGAAAAAGATCGATCCGCAGCTCGCCGCTCTTTTAAAGTTGAAAGTAAACGGTTGA
- a CDS encoding ammonium transporter: protein MRWCFILILALLTTGIFAQEAPVAETVVATPDPAAVKAVSDEVATLRSEINWLWTCIAAFMVFFMQAGFAYVEAGFTRAKNVVNILMKNFIDFCLGSIFFWLLGFSIMFGPQLLPGFGIGMPGLAENLIVKDGVPDKWGFAFFIFQMVFAGTAATIVSGAMAERTKFVSYIIFSVLMTALVYPFFGSLAWAGLWGLGKGFLEQQGFIDFAGSTVVHSVGGWAGLAGALILGPRIGKYQDGKLFPILGHNMSMAALGVFILWFGWFGFNPGSTTSVNGGNFAVIAVTTNMAAVSGALASMIVTWIMFKKPDIGLSLNGALAGLVAITAPCANVSISSAVIIGFIAGILVVLSVLFFDRIHIDDPVGAVSVHGVCGAWGTLAAGLFAQESYGGVNGLFFGGELSVVLTQLTGIGIAFVWSFGVSSIIFLILKYTLGLRVSEDEEIMGLDILEHGNEAYPISK from the coding sequence ATGCGTTGGTGTTTTATTTTAATCCTCGCTTTGTTGACTACGGGAATTTTCGCGCAAGAGGCGCCGGTAGCCGAAACCGTCGTCGCGACTCCGGACCCTGCGGCCGTAAAAGCGGTCAGCGACGAAGTCGCAACTCTTAGATCGGAGATCAATTGGCTTTGGACTTGTATCGCTGCGTTTATGGTATTTTTTATGCAGGCGGGTTTCGCCTATGTGGAAGCGGGTTTTACCCGAGCTAAGAACGTCGTGAATATTCTGATGAAGAACTTCATCGACTTCTGTTTGGGTTCGATCTTTTTCTGGCTTTTGGGTTTTTCGATCATGTTCGGTCCTCAGTTGCTGCCCGGTTTCGGAATCGGAATGCCGGGTCTTGCGGAGAATCTGATCGTCAAGGACGGAGTTCCGGATAAGTGGGGATTCGCGTTCTTCATTTTTCAAATGGTGTTTGCGGGAACGGCCGCGACGATCGTTTCGGGTGCGATGGCGGAAAGAACCAAATTCGTTTCGTATATCATCTTCTCCGTTTTGATGACCGCGCTCGTATATCCTTTCTTCGGTAGTTTGGCTTGGGCGGGACTTTGGGGACTCGGAAAAGGATTTTTGGAACAACAGGGATTCATCGACTTTGCGGGTTCGACAGTGGTTCACTCGGTCGGAGGTTGGGCCGGTCTTGCGGGCGCGTTGATCCTCGGACCTCGGATCGGGAAATACCAAGACGGTAAATTATTTCCGATTCTCGGACACAACATGTCCATGGCCGCACTCGGTGTTTTTATTCTTTGGTTCGGTTGGTTCGGATTCAATCCCGGCTCCACGACTTCGGTAAACGGGGGAAACTTTGCGGTCATCGCGGTTACGACCAACATGGCGGCGGTTTCGGGTGCATTGGCTTCGATGATCGTGACTTGGATCATGTTCAAAAAGCCGGATATCGGTCTTTCCTTAAACGGCGCGTTAGCCGGTCTTGTGGCGATCACCGCTCCTTGTGCAAACGTCAGCATTTCTTCCGCGGTTATCATCGGATTTATCGCGGGAATTCTCGTGGTGTTGAGCGTTTTGTTCTTCGATCGGATTCACATCGACGATCCTGTCGGAGCAGTTTCGGTTCACGGAGTTTGCGGGGCGTGGGGAACCTTGGCCGCGGGACTTTTTGCACAGGAGAGTTACGGCGGGGTGAACGGTCTCTTTTTCGGGGGAGAATTGAGCGTGGTTCTTACGCAGCTTACCGGAATCGGAATCGCCTTCGTCTGGTCCTTTGGAGTCAGCTCGATTATCTTTTTGATTCTGAAATACACGTTGGGGCTGCGGGTTTCCGAGGACGAAGAAATCATGGGATTGGATATTTTGGAACACGGAAACGAAGCATATCCGATTTCGAAATAG
- a CDS encoding SpoIIE family protein phosphatase: protein MIDIKFGQRKVVSFRGSHKVVGGLTEKNKIDILLYISKEFSSVDKHEELYESVINICKDIFECDNTTLRIWEKGLLVPVRYLLETTPPRRSVTENEGYSGHTFKTKSSLLVQNLAYHPEYIDEGESTLSVMCVPILYKDEVLGTIAVESEHSFFYIEDDIEILEALAAQLALALTSVRLIEGLVEANQREASILKQLEFDMKMGRNVQSQIINTSISPWNGIHFGTYYEPMTEVSGDYFDVVRHGNAVTIIIADVSGHGIPAALVTMSIHYQFRRCTSLGLGLTETLTELGESIRPQLPDGTYFTAFILRIYGDYSYSYVNGAHQKLIHFRNDTGVIDELDSNGVPMGIFEVSRNNFEEKHGRINPGDILILTSDGIVEQKNPERQELGNARFLEWIRQEKQTLEEQRDRIYVADLVDSLISRFKRYKGEARNGDDISIMALQCNPLLNKAKSMMNVAKAAAKEKNDSLAYDKALDVYSLDDSIKDSLLLLGRMYYRDRNFPKAIQFLDKFVKTSGEDSAYIHYLIGRAYYETENINEAKRSLKRSLAIDHTYSKASLRLARCYLKENQSPKAIKVLQQGIKSAPTNEYLKISLKKLEDLMRKKEDSSPSGEAQAKLAV from the coding sequence ATGATAGATATAAAATTTGGTCAGCGCAAAGTAGTCAGTTTTCGGGGAAGTCATAAGGTCGTCGGCGGCCTTACGGAAAAGAATAAGATCGATATTCTTCTCTACATCAGTAAGGAATTTTCCTCGGTCGATAAACACGAAGAACTTTATGAATCCGTAATCAACATCTGCAAGGACATCTTCGAGTGCGATAATACGACATTGAGAATTTGGGAGAAGGGACTTCTCGTTCCGGTCCGTTATCTTTTGGAAACGACGCCTCCGAGAAGAAGCGTCACCGAAAACGAGGGTTATTCCGGTCACACGTTCAAGACGAAGTCCTCTTTGCTCGTTCAAAATCTCGCGTATCATCCCGAATACATCGACGAGGGAGAATCCACTCTTTCCGTGATGTGCGTTCCGATTCTTTACAAGGACGAAGTCTTAGGAACGATCGCGGTAGAATCGGAGCACAGTTTCTTTTACATCGAAGACGATATCGAAATTCTCGAGGCGCTTGCGGCGCAACTCGCTCTCGCACTGACTTCGGTTCGTTTGATAGAAGGTCTTGTCGAAGCGAACCAAAGAGAGGCTTCCATCCTCAAGCAGCTCGAGTTCGATATGAAGATGGGAAGAAACGTTCAGAGTCAGATCATCAACACGAGCATTTCCCCTTGGAACGGGATTCATTTCGGAACGTATTACGAACCTATGACCGAGGTTTCGGGAGATTACTTCGACGTTGTGCGTCACGGGAACGCGGTTACGATCATCATCGCGGACGTTTCCGGTCACGGGATTCCCGCGGCGCTCGTAACGATGTCGATTCATTATCAATTCCGAAGATGTACGTCTCTCGGTTTGGGTTTGACCGAAACGTTAACCGAACTCGGCGAATCGATTCGTCCTCAGCTTCCGGACGGAACGTATTTTACGGCCTTTATTCTGAGAATCTACGGAGACTATTCGTATTCTTACGTGAACGGTGCGCATCAAAAGCTCATTCATTTCAGAAACGATACCGGCGTGATCGACGAACTCGATTCCAACGGCGTTCCGATGGGAATTTTCGAAGTCAGCAGAAACAACTTCGAGGAAAAACACGGGCGCATCAATCCGGGAGACATTCTCATTCTCACCTCGGACGGAATCGTGGAACAAAAAAATCCGGAACGTCAGGAGTTGGGCAACGCGCGTTTTTTGGAATGGATCCGTCAGGAAAAACAAACACTGGAAGAACAAAGGGACCGCATCTACGTGGCGGATCTCGTCGATTCTTTGATTTCGCGTTTTAAACGTTATAAGGGAGAGGCGCGAAACGGGGACGACATTTCCATCATGGCTCTTCAATGTAATCCGCTTTTGAATAAGGCGAAGTCGATGATGAACGTCGCAAAGGCCGCCGCGAAGGAGAAAAACGATTCTCTCGCGTATGATAAGGCGCTCGACGTGTATTCTTTGGACGATTCGATCAAGGACAGCCTTCTTCTTTTGGGAAGAATGTACTACAGGGACAGGAATTTTCCGAAGGCCATTCAGTTCCTGGATAAGTTCGTAAAAACCTCCGGAGAAGATTCGGCTTACATCCACTATCTGATCGGAAGGGCGTATTACGAGACGGAGAATATCAACGAAGCGAAACGTTCGCTAAAACGTTCTCTTGCGATCGATCATACGTATTCGAAAGCGAGTCTTCGTTTGGCGAGATGTTATCTCAAGGAGAATCAAAGTCCGAAAGCGATCAAGGTTCTTCAGCAGGGAATTAAATCCGCGCCGACGAACGAATACTTAAAGATCTCTCTCAAAAAATTGGAGGATCTGATGCGTAAGAAAGAAGACTCTTCTCCCTCCGGAGAAGCACAAGCGAAACTTGCGGTTTAA
- a CDS encoding alpha/beta hydrolase, whose product MIAILKNRRSPFYLATTFLILLLFALFASTLAFIFTGVLILILLIHPLLLNWIGKLYGQEDIADEVHFAKTKDGWNLALHRHIPPQPNPKLAPVLVVHGIATNKFVVDLDRRHSLPYYLKLRGYEVFAVSLRGCGRSYHESPTRYEDFTFDDIVKYDVPAMIEKVKKISGSDRVSYVGHSMGAMILYSHFCMSENKKETKDIAAFVSLGGPGNLNHIGITLIGLLSRFPRARKMLDLKFGASILAPLAGELYTPIDEILYNPKVTSSKTVKKIMKNAIENISDGVTEQFMNWIETKRMHSLNGFYDYVELQKNISVPALFIAGEKDVIATPDAVRSVYENASSKKKEFRVISKANGSSDDYGHACLVMGDRAEDDVFQYVEAFLKKYGLRAQPSLASKIKEGILSTVSRFRR is encoded by the coding sequence GTGATCGCCATTCTTAAGAATCGTAGAAGTCCGTTCTACTTAGCGACTACGTTTCTCATTCTTCTTTTATTCGCGTTGTTCGCATCCACACTTGCATTTATCTTTACCGGCGTTTTGATTCTCATTCTTCTCATCCATCCTCTTTTGCTGAACTGGATCGGAAAGTTATACGGCCAGGAAGACATCGCCGACGAGGTTCACTTTGCGAAAACGAAGGACGGATGGAATCTCGCGCTTCACAGACATATTCCTCCGCAGCCGAATCCCAAACTCGCTCCGGTTTTGGTCGTTCACGGAATCGCGACGAACAAGTTCGTGGTCGATCTGGATCGAAGACATTCTCTCCCGTATTATCTCAAGCTGAGAGGATACGAAGTTTTTGCGGTTTCGTTGCGGGGTTGCGGCCGATCCTATCACGAAAGTCCGACCCGTTACGAGGATTTTACGTTCGACGATATCGTGAAATACGACGTTCCCGCGATGATCGAAAAGGTGAAAAAAATTTCCGGTTCCGATCGTGTTTCGTATGTGGGACATTCGATGGGCGCGATGATTCTATATTCACATTTTTGCATGTCGGAAAACAAAAAGGAAACCAAGGACATCGCCGCGTTCGTTTCTCTCGGCGGTCCGGGAAATCTGAATCATATCGGAATCACCCTCATCGGTCTTTTGTCCCGTTTCCCGCGCGCGAGAAAGATGTTGGATTTGAAATTCGGGGCTTCGATTTTGGCGCCCCTCGCCGGAGAATTGTATACCCCGATCGACGAAATTCTTTACAACCCGAAGGTGACTTCTTCCAAAACGGTGAAGAAGATCATGAAGAACGCGATCGAAAACATCAGCGACGGAGTCACCGAACAATTTATGAATTGGATCGAAACCAAACGTATGCATTCCCTCAACGGTTTTTACGATTACGTCGAACTTCAAAAAAATATTTCCGTTCCGGCTTTGTTCATCGCGGGGGAGAAGGACGTGATCGCAACGCCCGACGCGGTTCGCTCCGTTTACGAAAACGCAAGTTCTAAGAAAAAAGAATTCAGGGTGATCTCGAAGGCCAACGGTTCTTCGGACGACTACGGTCACGCTTGTCTCGTGATGGGCGATCGCGCAGAAGACGACGTCTTTCAATACGTGGAAGCTTTTTTGAAAAAATACGGATTGCGTGCACAACCCAGCCTTGCTTCCAAGATCAAGGAAGGAATTCTCTCCACAGTTTCACGATTTCGTCGCTAA
- a CDS encoding menaquinone biosynthetic enzyme MqnA/MqnD family protein: MKIGIVKHLNARPLTWGFEKNKEHEIIPENPAILKDYLLNGTIDLGLISSIECLRNAEVLNTYYATGVCAKEKVRSILFFKNKKETFPPKLILTDNGSKTSMSLVRVLVHEESGFVPEVEPTDSKSIQERIANGIGSHMLFGDNALLAQWNNDHYEVKDLAQWWNQITGLGFIFALWASKKPLQADDSIFIQSLEYGISHIEEIIAHESRMSESVVREYLTNELHYKVTEEDRKGFALFGEKCGNLNLL, encoded by the coding sequence TTGAAAATAGGAATCGTCAAACATCTGAACGCAAGACCCCTGACTTGGGGTTTCGAAAAAAACAAAGAACACGAAATCATTCCCGAAAATCCGGCGATCCTTAAGGACTATCTTTTAAACGGAACGATCGATCTGGGTTTGATCTCTTCCATAGAATGTCTTCGGAACGCGGAGGTTCTCAACACATACTATGCGACCGGAGTTTGTGCAAAAGAAAAGGTCCGATCGATTTTATTCTTTAAAAATAAAAAGGAAACCTTTCCTCCCAAGCTGATCTTAACGGACAACGGTTCCAAAACGAGCATGTCCTTGGTGCGAGTTTTGGTTCATGAAGAAAGCGGATTCGTTCCCGAAGTGGAGCCGACCGACTCCAAATCGATTCAGGAAAGAATCGCGAACGGGATCGGATCACACATGCTTTTCGGGGACAACGCGCTGCTCGCACAGTGGAACAACGATCATTACGAAGTCAAAGACTTGGCGCAGTGGTGGAACCAAATCACGGGTCTCGGATTCATCTTCGCGTTGTGGGCGAGCAAAAAACCTTTGCAAGCCGACGATTCCATCTTCATTCAATCTTTGGAATATGGAATCTCCCACATAGAAGAGATCATCGCGCACGAATCCCGCATGTCCGAATCAGTGGTCCGCGAATATCTCACGAACGAGCTGCACTATAAAGTCACGGAAGAGGATCGAAAAGGGTTTGCGCTTTTCGGAGAAAAATGCGGGAATTTGAATCTATTGTAG
- a CDS encoding STAS domain-containing protein: MTISLKLNDLTMEYEDLRNYLNSYLETNPTSVVLDFSQIEVISSVALGTLVGFTNRVRGLGIAVEAINVSPRLKQILRLVSLDRVFGSL, encoded by the coding sequence GTGACCATCTCTCTGAAATTGAACGACCTAACTATGGAATATGAGGACCTGCGTAATTATCTAAATTCTTATCTTGAAACGAATCCGACCTCGGTCGTTTTGGATTTTAGTCAAATCGAAGTGATCTCCTCCGTCGCTCTCGGCACTCTGGTGGGATTCACCAATCGAGTTCGCGGTCTCGGAATCGCAGTGGAGGCGATCAACGTTTCTCCGCGTCTGAAGCAGATTCTTAGGCTTGTATCTCTTGACAGAGTTTTCGGCTCGTTATAA
- a CDS encoding CheR family methyltransferase, producing MTESQFGMTTISDEEFQFIKSLMYKETGIFLADHKKIMVQSRLNGRARHFGLKTVSEYIGRLRADHGFFKSELTELINRITTNKTDFFRENHHFEFLKSTFFPSVEEKASKNGKKTLRIWSSACSTGEEPYTIAITCLEYFAYKPGWDIKIYASDIDTNVINTAKEGIYREDRLQPVDEKLKNKYFIKHKDPERGELTYQAKPELKALIDFRKVNLLETPYPISEKMDCVFCRNVIIYFDKQTQKKIFENFEKVLKDRGLLVIGHSETLFGISESYKFLGHTIYQKKPVI from the coding sequence ATGACAGAAAGCCAATTCGGCATGACTACGATTTCCGACGAGGAATTTCAATTCATCAAATCTCTTATGTACAAAGAGACTGGAATCTTTCTTGCGGATCATAAAAAAATCATGGTTCAATCCCGCTTAAACGGGAGAGCCAGACATTTCGGTTTAAAGACGGTTTCGGAATACATCGGAAGACTCCGGGCCGATCACGGTTTTTTTAAGAGCGAACTCACCGAACTCATCAATCGGATCACGACCAACAAGACCGATTTCTTTCGGGAGAATCATCACTTCGAATTTTTGAAATCCACATTCTTTCCTTCCGTGGAAGAGAAGGCGTCCAAGAACGGAAAAAAGACGTTGAGAATCTGGTCTAGCGCGTGTTCGACGGGCGAAGAACCGTATACGATCGCGATCACATGTCTCGAATATTTCGCATACAAACCCGGATGGGACATCAAGATCTACGCTTCGGACATCGATACGAACGTCATCAATACAGCGAAGGAAGGAATCTACAGAGAGGATCGTCTTCAACCCGTGGATGAAAAACTTAAGAACAAATACTTCATCAAACACAAGGACCCGGAACGAGGCGAACTTACGTATCAGGCCAAACCGGAACTAAAAGCGCTGATCGATTTTAGGAAAGTCAATCTTTTGGAAACCCCGTATCCGATTTCCGAAAAGATGGATTGCGTATTTTGCAGAAACGTAATCATCTATTTTGATAAGCAGACTCAGAAAAAAATTTTCGAAAATTTCGAGAAGGTCTTAAAGGATCGCGGACTTCTCGTAATCGGTCATTCGGAAACTTTGTTCGGGATTTCCGAAAGCTATAAGTTTCTCGGACACACGATCTATCAGAAGAAGCCGGTTATTTGA
- the rsmH gene encoding 16S rRNA (cytosine(1402)-N(4))-methyltransferase RsmH codes for MEPVHYSVQGKEILQIFAENFSKEDPVLFLDGTAGEGGHSLLFLKEFPNSKVILCDRDPVMLSRAMARIDEFKSRVVPIETNFSEIDSSLLQSHGVLEAPQGILLDLGISTFHLFHSGRGFSFREAEPLDMRLSPNAGLSAQDVLNTYSKDKLMHIFYTYGEERWSKKIVEVIVDRRKRNSISSASELADLVSKIIPRKFWPPGRHPATRIFQALRIEVNQELAHIEKGLDSLLHLLRLGGVIQVISFHSLEDRIVKNAFRDYAKQNGFELLTKKPILPSEEETNENPASRSAKLRVLRKTKSVDKKYRKEDFEEEEE; via the coding sequence TTGGAACCGGTTCATTATTCAGTTCAAGGAAAGGAGATTCTTCAAATCTTCGCGGAGAATTTCTCCAAAGAAGATCCCGTGTTGTTCTTGGATGGAACCGCGGGCGAAGGCGGACATAGTCTTCTGTTCTTAAAGGAATTCCCCAATTCCAAAGTTATTCTTTGCGACCGCGATCCCGTGATGTTGTCCCGCGCGATGGCCCGCATCGACGAGTTCAAGAGCAGAGTCGTTCCGATCGAAACGAACTTCTCCGAAATCGATTCTTCCCTTTTGCAATCGCACGGAGTCCTCGAAGCTCCTCAGGGAATTCTTTTGGATCTCGGGATTTCCACGTTTCATCTTTTCCATTCGGGAAGAGGTTTCAGTTTTCGGGAAGCCGAACCCTTGGATATGCGTTTGTCTCCGAACGCGGGGCTCAGTGCGCAGGACGTTCTCAACACGTATTCCAAAGACAAACTCATGCACATCTTTTATACCTATGGAGAAGAACGCTGGTCCAAAAAGATCGTCGAAGTGATCGTCGATCGCAGAAAACGAAATTCGATCTCATCCGCTTCCGAACTCGCCGATCTAGTTTCCAAAATCATACCGCGTAAGTTTTGGCCTCCCGGAAGACATCCGGCGACTCGGATCTTTCAAGCCCTTCGGATCGAAGTCAATCAGGAACTCGCTCATATCGAAAAGGGGCTGGATTCGCTTCTTCATCTTCTGCGCCTCGGAGGGGTGATCCAGGTCATTTCGTTCCATTCTCTCGAAGATCGGATCGTAAAAAACGCGTTCCGCGATTATGCGAAACAAAACGGATTCGAACTGCTCACGAAAAAACCGATTCTTCCTTCCGAAGAGGAAACAAACGAGAACCCGGCTTCCCGTTCGGCAAAATTGAGAGTGCTCCGAAAAACGAAATCGGTCGATAAGAAATACAGAAAGGAAGATTTCGAGGAAGAGGAAGAATAG
- a CDS encoding putative signal transducing protein yields MEPFERNEQEDEGDFSAHWETGDPILLSIVKSFLDAHEIHYFVVGEELFFLEGAAVPAANHSAILYLSNRDYPVLLEFLEREHS; encoded by the coding sequence GTGGAACCATTTGAAAGAAACGAACAAGAAGACGAGGGAGATTTTTCGGCCCACTGGGAAACCGGGGACCCGATTCTTCTTTCCATCGTAAAATCTTTCCTGGACGCGCACGAAATCCATTATTTCGTCGTGGGGGAAGAATTGTTCTTTTTGGAAGGAGCGGCCGTTCCGGCCGCAAATCATAGCGCGATTCTATATTTGTCCAATCGGGACTATCCGGTCTTATTAGAGTTTTTAGAAAGAGAGCACAGTTGA
- a CDS encoding HIT family protein, with the protein MEESNSQWDEPRKNLFSIHKLDYARGKRPEVDCILCGICRRDPEVPNLIVSETELTVVSVNLYPYNPGHLIIFPKRHILSYEELNKEEALEIHEGTAKAISILKKLWNVQGFNLGYNLGKNSGGSIPHIHEHIVPRFPNEAGFLDVLANSRIVIYEPFEMQKEWIRIWKEFSE; encoded by the coding sequence ATGGAAGAATCGAATTCGCAATGGGACGAACCTCGTAAGAATCTTTTTTCGATTCATAAACTGGATTACGCCCGAGGGAAAAGACCCGAAGTGGATTGTATCCTTTGCGGAATTTGCAGAAGAGATCCCGAGGTTCCGAATCTGATCGTTTCCGAAACGGAACTCACCGTGGTTTCGGTGAACTTATATCCATACAATCCCGGACATCTCATCATATTTCCGAAACGTCATATTCTTTCCTACGAAGAACTCAACAAAGAGGAAGCCCTTGAGATTCACGAAGGAACGGCGAAAGCGATTTCCATTTTGAAAAAACTTTGGAACGTTCAGGGCTTCAATCTCGGTTACAATCTCGGAAAAAATTCAGGCGGATCGATTCCTCATATTCACGAACATATCGTTCCGCGTTTCCCGAACGAGGCGGGTTTTTTGGACGTATTAGCAAATTCAAGAATTGTAATCTACGAACCGTTCGAGATGCAGAAAGAATGGATTCGAATCTGGAAAGAGTTTTCGGAATAG